In Nonomuraea sp. NBC_00507, the following are encoded in one genomic region:
- the glgX gene encoding glycogen debranching protein GlgX — translation MSVQENWERIDVVPTREISGYRVRRGRPMPYGATIVPGGVNFSVFSDRATSMALVLFERGAPSPTAVLPIPESFRVGSVFTITVFGLDHENLEYGFYADGPYDPARGDRFDSSKVLTDPHARLLSGRETWGAEPNWDDIYQYRSRLLYDDFDWEDDRPPGIPFEDLIIYETHVRGFTRHPSSGVSGPGTFTGLRDKIPYLRELGVNCVELMPIFEFDEFDNPRVNPVTGTKLHNYWGYNTVGFFAPKAGYAATGQYGMQGDELKTLIKDLHKAGIEVILDVVFNHTAEGNEHGPTISFRGLDNATYYMLTPEGYYYNFSGTGNTVNCNHPVVRDFVLGCLRYWVSDYHVDGFRFDLAAILDRAPDGTPLPNPPLLEQLAYDPLLRRCKLIAEAWDAAGLYQVGGFPSYGRWSEWNGRYRDTLRRFIKGDPGVAGDMATRMVGSPDLYHGRSASASINFVTAHDGFTLMDLVSYNDKHNEANGEGNGDGANDNNSWNCGAEGPTDDPVIQELRLRQMKNAMALLLVSQGVPMILSGDEVGRTQQGNNNTYCQDNELSWFDWSLVDDNAELLRFVRLMIAFRHAHPLVRAAAHPLGADPSGRGGPPDVSWHGARAWAPDWSPGSRLVAALRTGTDQDGKVERIYVAANAHWEPAELELPGSGWRVVADTGAAHPYDIYEFRYEQPTVEDRYLLGPRSVLILVGQDN, via the coding sequence ATGAGCGTTCAGGAGAACTGGGAGAGAATCGACGTCGTCCCCACCAGGGAGATCTCCGGATATCGCGTCAGGCGCGGTAGACCGATGCCCTACGGGGCGACCATCGTGCCCGGCGGTGTGAACTTCTCGGTCTTCTCCGATCGGGCCACCTCCATGGCACTGGTGCTTTTCGAGCGGGGTGCCCCGAGCCCGACCGCGGTGCTGCCCATCCCGGAGTCGTTCCGGGTGGGCAGCGTCTTCACGATCACCGTGTTCGGGCTCGACCACGAGAACCTGGAGTACGGCTTCTACGCCGACGGTCCCTACGATCCGGCCCGCGGTGACAGGTTCGACTCCTCCAAGGTCCTCACCGACCCGCACGCCCGGCTGCTGTCCGGCCGGGAGACCTGGGGCGCCGAACCGAACTGGGACGACATCTATCAGTACCGCTCCCGGCTGCTCTACGACGACTTCGACTGGGAGGACGATCGGCCGCCGGGCATCCCCTTCGAGGATCTGATCATCTACGAGACCCACGTCCGGGGCTTCACCCGCCACCCCTCGTCGGGGGTGAGCGGGCCGGGCACCTTCACCGGACTGCGGGACAAGATCCCGTATCTGCGGGAGCTCGGCGTCAACTGCGTCGAACTCATGCCGATCTTCGAGTTCGACGAGTTCGACAACCCGCGCGTCAACCCGGTCACCGGTACCAAGCTGCACAACTACTGGGGCTACAACACCGTCGGGTTCTTCGCCCCGAAGGCCGGCTACGCCGCCACCGGGCAGTACGGGATGCAGGGCGACGAGCTGAAGACGCTCATCAAGGACCTGCACAAGGCGGGCATCGAGGTCATCCTCGACGTCGTCTTCAACCACACCGCCGAGGGCAACGAACACGGGCCGACCATTTCGTTCCGCGGCCTGGACAACGCCACCTACTACATGCTCACGCCGGAGGGCTACTACTACAACTTCAGCGGCACAGGCAACACGGTCAACTGCAACCACCCGGTGGTGCGCGACTTCGTGCTCGGCTGCCTTCGCTACTGGGTGTCGGACTATCACGTCGACGGCTTCCGGTTCGATCTGGCCGCGATCCTCGACCGCGCGCCCGACGGCACGCCGCTGCCCAACCCGCCGCTGCTTGAGCAGCTCGCCTACGACCCGCTGCTGCGCCGCTGCAAGCTGATCGCCGAGGCATGGGACGCGGCGGGCCTCTACCAGGTCGGCGGCTTCCCCTCCTACGGCCGCTGGTCGGAGTGGAACGGCCGCTATCGAGACACGCTGCGCCGCTTCATCAAGGGCGATCCCGGCGTGGCCGGCGACATGGCCACCCGCATGGTCGGCTCCCCTGACCTGTACCACGGCCGCTCGGCGTCGGCGTCGATCAACTTCGTCACCGCCCACGACGGCTTCACGCTGATGGACCTGGTCTCCTACAACGACAAGCACAATGAGGCCAACGGCGAGGGCAACGGGGACGGGGCCAACGACAACAACAGCTGGAACTGCGGGGCCGAAGGACCCACCGACGACCCCGTGATCCAGGAGCTTCGCCTGCGGCAGATGAAGAACGCGATGGCGCTGCTGCTCGTCAGCCAGGGTGTGCCCATGATCCTTTCGGGCGACGAGGTCGGCCGCACGCAGCAGGGCAACAACAACACCTACTGCCAGGACAACGAACTGTCCTGGTTCGACTGGTCGCTGGTGGACGACAACGCCGAGCTGCTGCGGTTCGTCCGCCTGATGATCGCGTTCCGGCACGCCCATCCCCTGGTGCGGGCGGCAGCGCATCCGCTGGGCGCCGATCCCTCCGGACGAGGCGGCCCGCCGGACGTGAGCTGGCACGGTGCACGCGCCTGGGCGCCCGACTGGTCCCCGGGGAGCCGGCTGGTCGCCGCCCTGCGGACAGGAACAGACCAGGACGGCAAGGTCGAGCGCATCTACGTGGCGGCCAACGCCCACTGGGAGCCCGCTGAACTCGAGCTGCCGGGGAGCGGCTGGCGAGTCGTCGCGGACACGGGAGCCGCGCACCCGTACGACATCTATGAGTTCCGTTACGAACAACCGACCGTGGAGGACCGCTACCTGCTGGGTCCCCGATCCGTCCTGATCCTCGTGGGCCAGGACAACTGA
- a CDS encoding STAS domain-containing protein, with product MAFTATLTTEAGTATIKLTGEIDASTAAQFHDKLDEAVASAVQRLVLQAEELTYLASAGLRVLVFARQKLGENVSIVITGAADPVARTIRMAGLDRSIEMTVA from the coding sequence ATGGCCTTCACTGCGACTCTGACGACCGAGGCGGGCACGGCGACCATCAAACTGACCGGTGAGATCGACGCCTCCACCGCGGCGCAGTTTCACGACAAGCTGGACGAGGCGGTGGCCTCCGCGGTGCAGAGGCTGGTCTTGCAGGCGGAGGAGCTGACCTACCTGGCCAGCGCCGGCCTGCGGGTACTGGTGTTCGCCCGGCAGAAGCTGGGCGAGAACGTGAGCATCGTGATCACTGGTGCGGCCGACCCGGTGGCGAGAACCATCCGCATGGCAGGGCTCGACCGTAGCATCGAGATGACGGTCGCGTGA
- a CDS encoding ATP-binding protein, which translates to MRCLPASLTSLEEVARYVRTLADSAGLPAHDAHRLRLAADELVTNIVLHGYGDREGSLTLEGGVDKEGVWLRIQDEGKPFDPRAGFQPPENGVPPSERRIGGLGIFLALSSLDDFSYELTAGRNTSTLVVRSGTDEKT; encoded by the coding sequence ATGCGCTGCCTACCTGCGTCTCTGACATCCCTCGAAGAAGTCGCCCGCTATGTGCGCACGCTTGCCGACAGTGCGGGACTGCCCGCCCACGACGCGCATCGGCTGCGGCTGGCGGCAGACGAGTTGGTGACCAACATCGTCCTGCACGGCTACGGGGATCGGGAAGGCTCGCTGACCCTCGAAGGCGGCGTGGACAAGGAAGGGGTCTGGCTAAGGATCCAGGACGAGGGCAAACCCTTCGACCCCAGGGCCGGCTTCCAGCCGCCCGAGAACGGTGTGCCACCATCGGAGCGGCGGATCGGCGGCCTTGGGATCTTCCTCGCCCTGTCGTCGCTCGACGATTTCAGTTACGAACTGACGGCCGGACGGAACACGAGCACACTCGTGGTCCGCTCCGGCACGGATGAGAAAACATGA
- a CDS encoding PP2C family protein-serine/threonine phosphatase produces MNKIKVLALNDQRELPTDLADSLRRLELNVETRSPGEILGASNVPAADVLLAACDVPPNIVRAVGRRLSEGGHYPVVLAYTVDNFGALERHIRVGVDYLVPPFLPALVQARMRSCAERAEINRTIRETAEQADLLRYERELEIGREIQLGFLPDSLPKPDGWRLSVRYRPARTVAGDFYDAFELVNRRRLALIVADVCDKGVGAALFMALIRSLLRHSAEQAGMPGVVGIDRLADDLRGAPLIGEAPLLNAVMGTNDYLTRNHLRQGYFATLFFGVLDPVTGNVVYVNGGHNPPVLLRADGGDPVVLDPTGPAVGVVRDSPFALGYAQLNPGDQLFIYTDGVTEARAESGEFFGEDRMFDVLASGDVEILQRMDEELGAFVGEAEQSDDITMMAVYRMP; encoded by the coding sequence ATGAACAAGATCAAGGTTCTCGCGCTCAATGACCAGCGCGAGCTGCCGACCGACCTGGCCGACTCCTTGCGGCGACTTGAACTGAACGTCGAGACCCGCTCCCCGGGGGAGATCCTCGGGGCGTCGAACGTGCCCGCGGCCGATGTGCTGCTGGCCGCGTGCGACGTGCCGCCCAACATCGTCCGCGCGGTCGGCCGCCGGCTGTCCGAGGGCGGCCACTATCCCGTCGTCCTGGCCTACACCGTGGACAACTTCGGGGCGCTGGAACGCCACATCCGCGTCGGCGTCGACTACCTCGTGCCGCCGTTTCTCCCTGCCCTGGTGCAGGCGCGGATGCGTAGCTGCGCGGAGCGAGCGGAGATCAACCGCACGATCCGGGAGACCGCGGAGCAGGCCGACCTGCTGCGCTACGAGCGAGAGCTGGAGATCGGCAGGGAGATCCAGCTGGGGTTCCTGCCGGACTCGCTGCCGAAGCCCGACGGCTGGCGGCTTTCGGTGCGCTACCGGCCGGCCCGTACGGTGGCGGGTGACTTCTACGACGCCTTCGAGCTGGTCAACCGGCGCAGGCTCGCGCTGATCGTGGCCGATGTGTGCGACAAGGGGGTCGGCGCGGCGCTGTTCATGGCGTTGATCCGCAGCCTCCTGCGGCACTCGGCCGAGCAGGCCGGCATGCCGGGAGTGGTCGGCATCGACCGGCTGGCCGACGATCTGCGGGGCGCGCCGCTGATCGGCGAGGCGCCGCTGCTCAACGCGGTGATGGGCACGAACGACTATCTCACGCGCAACCATCTGCGGCAGGGCTACTTCGCGACCCTCTTCTTTGGCGTGCTGGACCCGGTGACCGGCAACGTCGTCTACGTCAACGGCGGGCACAACCCGCCGGTGCTGCTGCGGGCCGACGGCGGGGATCCGGTGGTGCTCGACCCCACGGGGCCGGCGGTGGGAGTCGTACGCGACTCGCCGTTCGCGCTCGGCTACGCGCAGCTCAATCCCGGCGATCAGCTCTTCATCTACACAGACGGTGTGACGGAGGCCAGGGCCGAATCGGGGGAGTTCTTCGGGGAGGACCGCATGTTCGACGTCCTCGCGTCCGGCGATGTGGAGATCCTGCAGAGGATGGATGAGGAACTCGGCGCCTTCGTGGGCGAGGCCGAGCAGTCGGATGACATCACGATGATGGCCGTCTACCGGATGCCCTGA
- a CDS encoding MinD/ParA family ATP-binding protein, producing MPQVLTVHSYRGGTGKSSVAANLSVLLAKEGCRVAVLDADIHAPSLDTIFGINPGPGACSLVDYLVGECEIEDAVFPLEPPGLFAVVARTSVASINALTTSGYDVGLLSEGYLRLIGAFGLDLLILDTRTGLCPETVTAMASCDRLIVVSRADRLALVGASETMALTNRLGCSERALVVNMAPDGQIGEDFRRRLEDLHGCPIEAILPYEPLLAAHDGEGLFVTAHPNHPLVTGFRRIISAVIK from the coding sequence ATGCCTCAGGTCCTGACGGTCCACTCCTACCGCGGGGGCACCGGGAAATCCAGTGTGGCGGCCAACCTGTCCGTGCTGTTGGCCAAGGAGGGATGCCGGGTGGCGGTGCTCGACGCCGACATCCACGCGCCCTCCCTCGATACGATCTTCGGAATCAATCCCGGCCCGGGGGCCTGCTCGCTCGTCGACTACCTGGTCGGCGAGTGTGAGATCGAGGACGCGGTGTTCCCGCTCGAGCCTCCGGGGCTGTTCGCCGTCGTGGCCAGGACCAGCGTCGCCTCGATCAACGCGCTCACGACGTCCGGGTATGACGTCGGGCTGCTGAGCGAGGGCTACCTGCGGCTCATCGGCGCGTTCGGGCTCGACCTGCTGATCCTGGACACCCGTACGGGGCTCTGCCCCGAGACCGTCACGGCCATGGCGAGCTGTGACCGGCTGATCGTCGTCTCCCGGGCGGATCGGCTGGCCCTGGTGGGCGCGTCGGAGACCATGGCCCTGACCAACCGGCTCGGCTGCTCCGAGCGCGCGCTCGTGGTGAACATGGCGCCGGACGGTCAGATCGGCGAGGACTTCCGGCGCCGGCTGGAGGACCTGCACGGCTGCCCGATTGAGGCGATCCTGCCGTACGAGCCGCTGCTCGCGGCGCACGACGGCGAGGGACTGTTCGTGACTGCCCATCCGAACCATCCGCTGGTCACCGGCTTCCGCCGGATCATTTCCGCAGTGATCAAATAA
- a CDS encoding NDP-sugar synthase, with the protein MFAIALAGGRGVRARPLTLTTPDYLRSKAAMRVAGRSLIEWSVDLLAAQGVRDFYIAACGSENRGQIKSILDYGDRLGVSVRYSRMRFDRHNTGSGEATLRCLEHWNLDGPGLVFPTDSLFEFDLPAMAGEHRAAGAAVTVAAVHRSTVQAEGKYGVLDCDSDGVVSRFVEKPDRMTARSLADRHGQVRTNAGMYLIDGARLRMAARDPELTALVRSRLDWGRDLLPYLVSCGHRVTSHVIDRFGDLGSPSDFLDTLRDVLHDKYPQVSDRMGARIHESSLYLKDSVSSRTLAEKIRDGSVRVGDNVRIGRDVEIGPGVELFDSDIGDGVDVGAGAKLHRVSCGDHSIIGPGARLSDAVVGQMVEIRSERNHPVVLVGYCALGDEVRVHAGLQLRGVSIFPRLEVWSDARVPPGTCLIEPRDIVRWSPRSA; encoded by the coding sequence GTGTTCGCGATCGCGCTTGCCGGCGGAAGGGGGGTGCGCGCACGCCCCTTAACGCTGACGACGCCGGACTACCTGCGGAGCAAGGCGGCCATGCGGGTGGCCGGGCGCAGCCTCATCGAGTGGTCGGTCGACCTGCTGGCCGCGCAGGGAGTGCGGGATTTCTACATCGCGGCCTGCGGGAGCGAGAACCGCGGCCAGATCAAGTCCATCCTCGACTACGGCGACCGGCTGGGTGTGTCGGTTCGCTATTCGCGCATGCGCTTCGACCGGCACAACACCGGGTCGGGCGAGGCGACGCTGCGGTGCCTGGAACATTGGAACCTCGACGGGCCCGGGCTGGTCTTCCCCACCGACTCGCTCTTCGAGTTCGATCTGCCGGCTATGGCGGGGGAACACCGCGCGGCGGGGGCCGCGGTCACGGTGGCCGCGGTGCACCGTTCGACGGTGCAGGCCGAAGGCAAGTACGGCGTGCTCGACTGCGACTCCGACGGGGTCGTGTCGCGATTCGTGGAGAAGCCGGACCGCATGACCGCCCGCAGCCTGGCGGATCGGCACGGGCAGGTGCGGACGAACGCCGGCATGTACCTGATCGACGGCGCGCGGCTGCGGATGGCGGCCCGCGATCCCGAACTGACCGCGCTGGTCCGCTCCCGCCTCGACTGGGGCCGCGACCTGCTGCCGTATCTGGTGTCATGCGGGCATCGCGTGACCTCTCACGTGATCGACAGGTTCGGTGACCTGGGCAGCCCGTCCGACTTCCTCGACACGCTGCGCGACGTGCTCCATGACAAATATCCTCAGGTCAGTGACCGGATGGGCGCCCGCATTCACGAGAGCAGCCTCTATCTCAAGGACTCCGTCTCCAGCCGGACGCTCGCCGAGAAGATCCGCGACGGCTCCGTTCGCGTGGGCGACAACGTGCGGATCGGCCGGGACGTGGAGATCGGCCCGGGGGTGGAGCTCTTCGACTCCGACATCGGCGACGGCGTGGACGTCGGAGCGGGCGCGAAGCTGCACCGGGTCTCCTGCGGAGATCACAGCATCATCGGGCCGGGCGCCCGCCTCTCCGACGCCGTCGTCGGTCAGATGGTCGAGATCAGGTCAGAGCGGAACCACCCGGTGGTCCTCGTGGGATACTGCGCGCTCGGGGACGAGGTCCGGGTGCACGCGGGATTGCAGCTGCGCGGCGTCAGCATCTTCCCCCGACTGGAGGTCTGGTCCGACGCACGCGTCCCGCCGGGCACGTGCCTGATCGAGCCCCGGGACATCGTCCGGTGGTCGCCCCGCTCGGCATGA
- a CDS encoding aldo/keto reductase, whose translation MRIGTSDLDVSPLCLGGNPFGWTADEKTSFAVLDAYAAAGGNFIDTADLYGRPGAGGGESETIIGRWLKSRGIRDRMVIATKIGAVPGMSNLAPGTIRRGVENSLRRLGTDHIDLYFAHMDDHATPIADTLAAFDALVRAGKVRHIAASNFTAERLAASLETSARNGLASYVALQTEYNLVERTHYEIHLAPTVAAGGLSCLPYVALARGFLTGKYRPGGPEVASPRAARARAHLGGNGPAVLAAMDEIAAAHRTTLAAVALAWLAAQPTVATPLAGARNPAQLAELLPFLTLRLTSDELALLDKVSA comes from the coding sequence ATGAGAATCGGCACGAGTGATCTGGATGTGTCCCCGCTGTGCCTGGGAGGCAATCCCTTCGGGTGGACCGCGGACGAGAAGACGTCGTTCGCCGTGCTGGACGCCTATGCCGCCGCCGGCGGCAACTTCATCGACACGGCGGACCTGTACGGGCGGCCGGGTGCCGGCGGGGGTGAGTCGGAGACCATCATCGGCCGGTGGTTGAAGTCCCGCGGCATCCGGGACCGGATGGTGATCGCGACCAAGATCGGCGCGGTTCCCGGCATGTCAAACCTGGCGCCGGGGACGATCCGGCGGGGGGTGGAGAACTCGCTGCGGCGGCTCGGCACGGACCACATCGACCTCTACTTCGCGCACATGGACGACCACGCCACCCCCATCGCCGATACCCTCGCCGCGTTCGACGCGCTGGTGCGGGCCGGGAAGGTGCGCCACATCGCGGCGTCCAACTTCACGGCGGAGCGGCTCGCGGCGTCTCTGGAGACCTCGGCGCGGAACGGGCTCGCCTCGTACGTGGCGCTCCAGACCGAGTACAACTTGGTGGAGCGTACCCACTACGAGATCCACCTCGCCCCCACGGTGGCCGCCGGCGGGCTGTCCTGCCTGCCGTACGTCGCGCTGGCCCGTGGTTTCCTGACCGGGAAATACCGTCCGGGGGGGCCCGAGGTCGCCAGCCCGCGCGCCGCGCGGGCCCGCGCCCATCTGGGCGGCAACGGGCCGGCCGTGCTCGCGGCCATGGACGAGATCGCCGCGGCGCACCGCACCACGCTGGCCGCGGTCGCCCTGGCCTGGCTCGCGGCCCAGCCGACCGTCGCGACGCCGCTCGCCGGGGCGCGCAATCCCGCCCAGCTCGCCGAGCTGCTCCCCTTCCTGACGCTGCGGCTCACCTCCGACGAGCTCGCCCTGCTTGACAAGGTCAGTGCCTAG
- a CDS encoding AfsR/SARP family transcriptional regulator: MVREPHSWHFGLLGPLLVTRDGEEVAIEGRRPRIVLARLLLNPSCEVPQSSLIQALYGEDAPDSAANQVHRGVSALRARGIDIETRRSGYVLHAAAGIDTLEFEGLLAEAHAAVQEERLADAAKGFRRAVALWRGPLLTGVDIELAEAARTYWEELRLTSLEELMDVELALGGHRAIIPELRALADQHPLHEKFHEQLMLAYYRSGRASDALQTYQSLRLRLKSTLGTVPSDALSGLHQRILLQDRAFDLTLAARRVPRQLPAALLNTVGHRDEVEQVRRAFAAGNRIIMITGPSGIGKTTVATEAGHLVQEQFPAGQLFADLKGRRGQPVLPVEMLAEFLRDLGVDPGDIAVGLERRAAQFAALLAERRVLIVLDNASSAEQIQPLLPFGTGSGAIVTARSPLTGLPRARHIALAPLTPVAAHAILAHGAGAERLAREPAATRRLISICGGLPLALRIVTARLIARPHWRLDRMVQVLESDNLLKELESGDLRIRAALDCAYRDLEADSRLLLRRIGALGDGQVHPWIAAALADAPLGHTADLLEELVEANLLRRCGAGFACPDLVLAYARERAEAEESDEQLSAALERAMSARPLPCKAAGEWAPPATETFRDMDGALTA; encoded by the coding sequence ATGGTGAGGGAACCGCACTCGTGGCATTTCGGGCTGCTGGGACCCCTGCTCGTCACCCGAGATGGGGAAGAGGTCGCGATCGAAGGCCGAAGACCGCGGATCGTCCTGGCCCGGCTGTTGCTCAACCCCTCCTGCGAGGTGCCGCAGAGCTCCCTGATCCAGGCACTGTACGGGGAAGACGCGCCCGATAGCGCGGCCAACCAGGTACACCGAGGGGTGAGCGCGCTGCGCGCACGCGGCATCGACATCGAGACCCGTCGCTCCGGTTACGTGCTCCACGCCGCCGCGGGCATCGACACCCTCGAGTTCGAAGGCCTCCTGGCCGAGGCGCACGCGGCCGTACAGGAAGAACGCCTGGCCGACGCGGCGAAGGGGTTCCGGCGCGCTGTGGCGCTGTGGCGGGGACCGTTGCTGACCGGGGTCGACATCGAGCTGGCCGAGGCGGCCCGCACGTACTGGGAAGAGCTGCGGCTGACGTCCTTGGAAGAGCTCATGGACGTCGAACTCGCCCTCGGCGGGCATCGCGCGATCATCCCCGAACTGCGCGCTCTCGCCGACCAGCACCCTTTGCACGAGAAGTTCCACGAGCAACTGATGCTCGCCTACTACCGCTCCGGCCGGGCGTCGGACGCGCTCCAGACCTACCAGTCGCTGCGCCTGCGGCTGAAGAGCACTCTGGGGACCGTGCCGAGTGATGCCCTCAGCGGCCTGCACCAGCGGATTCTCCTCCAGGACCGGGCCTTCGACCTTACCCTGGCGGCCAGGCGCGTTCCCCGCCAGTTACCGGCCGCGCTCCTGAATACGGTGGGGCACCGGGACGAGGTGGAGCAGGTACGGCGGGCGTTCGCCGCGGGAAACCGCATCATCATGATCACCGGCCCCAGCGGCATCGGCAAGACCACCGTCGCCACCGAGGCCGGGCATCTGGTCCAGGAGCAGTTCCCCGCCGGTCAGCTCTTCGCCGATCTCAAGGGCCGCCGCGGACAGCCGGTCCTGCCCGTCGAGATGCTCGCGGAATTCCTCCGGGACCTGGGGGTCGACCCCGGGGACATCGCCGTCGGCCTCGAGCGGCGCGCCGCGCAGTTCGCCGCGCTGCTCGCCGAGCGCCGCGTGCTCATCGTCCTGGACAACGCGTCAAGCGCCGAACAGATCCAGCCACTGCTCCCTTTCGGGACAGGCTCGGGCGCTATCGTGACCGCTCGGAGTCCGCTCACGGGTCTTCCCCGCGCGCGTCACATCGCGCTCGCGCCGCTCACGCCCGTCGCGGCCCACGCGATCCTCGCGCACGGAGCGGGGGCCGAGCGACTGGCCCGTGAACCCGCCGCCACCCGGCGGCTGATCTCCATCTGCGGCGGGCTTCCGCTCGCGCTGCGCATCGTGACGGCCCGGCTCATCGCCAGGCCACATTGGCGCCTGGACAGGATGGTACAGGTGCTGGAATCCGACAACCTGCTCAAGGAGCTGGAAAGCGGCGACCTCCGGATCCGGGCGGCCCTGGACTGCGCCTATCGCGACCTCGAAGCCGACTCGCGGCTGCTGCTGCGGCGGATCGGCGCCCTCGGCGACGGGCAGGTGCACCCGTGGATCGCCGCCGCCCTGGCGGACGCACCGCTCGGCCACACCGCCGACCTGCTCGAGGAGTTGGTGGAGGCGAATCTCCTGCGTCGTTGCGGAGCGGGCTTCGCCTGTCCCGATCTTGTACTCGCCTACGCCCGCGAGCGGGCGGAGGCCGAGGAGAGCGATGAGCAGCTCTCCGCGGCCCTGGAGCGGGCGATGTCCGCCCGGCCACTCCCATGCAAGGCGGCGGGCGAGTGGGCACCGCCGGCTACGGAGACCTTTCGTGATATGGATGGAGCGTTGACGGCATGA